From a region of the Spelaeicoccus albus genome:
- a CDS encoding FAD-binding dehydrogenase has protein sequence MDADVIVVGAGLSGLVAAAELAEAGKQVVVVEQEPEASLGGQAYWSFGGLFLVDSPEQRRLGIRDSADLAWQDWHGTAGFDRPEDYWPEKWARAYVEFAAGEKRSWLRERGMKFFPVVGWAERGGYDAEGPGNSVPRFHIVWGTGPGVLEPFVRRVKQAAHDGRMRFYFRHRVDELIVDAGFVTGVRGTRLEPSEAGRGQPSSRTSSGAFELSAQAVLVTSGGIGGNHELVRANWPERLGAPPEHMITGVPAHVDGRMLGISKLAGAHVINEDRMWHYVEGIKNHSPVWPEHGIRILPGPSSLWLDATGKRLPGPLYPGFDTLGTLAHLRQTGHDHSWFITTTKIVEKEFALSGSEQNPDLTGRNLKSTLGRALPGPTAPVQAFLDRGEDFLRADTLPELVGKMNALAGDLVDPARVEAEVTGRDREIANGFSKDAQVTAIHGARHYIGDRLIRVARPHRLLDPKAGGLIAVRLHVITRKTLGGVETDLDGRVLTPSGDPLPGLYAAGEVAGFGGGGMHGYRSLEGTFLGGCIFSGRQAARGIVRQL, from the coding sequence ATGGATGCCGATGTCATTGTGGTCGGGGCCGGCTTGTCCGGCTTGGTTGCCGCTGCCGAACTCGCCGAGGCCGGCAAGCAGGTCGTCGTTGTCGAGCAGGAACCGGAAGCGTCGCTGGGCGGCCAAGCGTACTGGTCGTTCGGCGGGCTCTTTCTCGTCGATTCTCCCGAACAACGCCGCCTGGGGATTCGCGATTCGGCCGACCTGGCGTGGCAGGACTGGCACGGTACCGCCGGATTCGACAGGCCCGAGGACTATTGGCCCGAAAAGTGGGCGCGCGCGTACGTGGAATTCGCTGCAGGCGAGAAACGCAGCTGGCTGCGCGAGCGCGGCATGAAATTCTTTCCGGTGGTCGGATGGGCCGAACGCGGCGGTTATGACGCCGAGGGCCCGGGGAATTCGGTGCCGCGCTTCCATATCGTGTGGGGGACCGGGCCGGGCGTGCTCGAGCCGTTCGTCCGCCGGGTGAAGCAAGCCGCACACGACGGCAGGATGCGGTTCTATTTTCGTCACCGGGTCGACGAGTTGATCGTTGACGCCGGCTTTGTCACCGGCGTGCGCGGTACGAGGCTTGAGCCCAGCGAGGCCGGACGCGGCCAACCGAGCAGCCGGACGTCGTCCGGAGCCTTTGAGCTCTCGGCGCAGGCTGTCCTGGTGACGTCCGGGGGCATCGGAGGCAATCACGAACTCGTTCGCGCGAACTGGCCGGAGCGCCTCGGCGCCCCGCCCGAGCACATGATCACCGGCGTCCCGGCTCACGTTGACGGCCGGATGCTGGGGATTTCAAAGCTCGCCGGCGCGCATGTGATCAATGAGGATCGGATGTGGCATTACGTTGAGGGGATCAAGAACCATTCGCCCGTGTGGCCGGAGCACGGCATCCGGATCCTGCCGGGCCCGAGCTCGCTGTGGTTGGACGCGACGGGCAAGCGGCTGCCCGGCCCGCTCTACCCGGGCTTCGACACGTTGGGCACTCTCGCGCACTTGCGGCAAACCGGGCACGACCACTCGTGGTTCATTACGACGACGAAGATCGTGGAAAAGGAATTCGCGCTTTCCGGCTCCGAGCAAAATCCCGATCTCACCGGCCGGAACTTGAAGTCGACGTTGGGAAGGGCGCTCCCGGGCCCAACGGCGCCGGTGCAGGCTTTCCTCGATCGTGGCGAAGACTTCCTCCGCGCAGATACGCTGCCGGAACTGGTCGGAAAGATGAATGCACTGGCCGGCGACTTGGTGGATCCAGCCCGGGTCGAGGCCGAAGTGACGGGCCGCGACAGGGAAATCGCGAACGGATTCTCCAAGGACGCCCAGGTTACTGCGATTCACGGCGCCCGGCATTACATCGGCGACAGACTGATCCGCGTGGCCCGGCCGCACCGGCTACTCGACCCGAAAGCCGGCGGCCTGATCGCCGTCCGACTGCACGTCATCACGCGCAAGACCCTCGGCGGCGTGGAAACCGATCTCGACGGCCGCGTGCTCACGCCGTCCGGCGATCCGCTGCCGGGCCTGTACGCGGCCGGCGAAGTTGCCGGCTTCGGAGGCGGGGGGATGCACGGGTACCGGTCGTTGGAGGGCACGTTCTTGGGCGGATGCATCTTTTCGGGCCGACAAGCCGCACGCGGGATCGTGCGGCAGCTGTAG
- a CDS encoding PspC domain-containing protein, producing MTNDNFSQYPPPRRPGGRFFDSIRGTGITRTIDGRWIGGVAGAVAERTGIDRTLVRGLAIVLCLFFGIGVLLYGLAWLFLPEPDGRIHAEGVLHGVWSGGFIGSCLVVLLGLGNPGIHAPWLFWPAGHDFWGWFGPVLGIGIVVAVIVYAVKHHDDHRPQGPGAGDAGRRHYGGGPGQAGGGPGQGGDEPRQPGSEPRQPGGEPAADPAGDDETVVDARPTDEPTAAFPASGDEPTATFPASGYGDAAPRPAYQPAVSTVRYRTDTRGVGVAPPVPRPPRMITKPAGGPLTLLFAGLAIVAVAAGWLVEREIGLPGNGRLVAVGLGLAVVGIGIVLAGAWGRRGGGLTGWAWVGLIIALIVAIVPAAGRLAAVQNSTWTPASVRVAEHGYSVGVGSTTVDLSNLTVPSSGVTTVPVNSGIGDVKVVLPPDETAKVKMAGAGEWHRGNADRGFGSSSNDSDGFDRADVRTRTTKYGNGPAHLIVKIRMGIGNVTVDKAKEGTHS from the coding sequence ATGACCAACGACAACTTTTCACAGTACCCGCCGCCGCGGCGTCCCGGCGGACGCTTTTTCGACTCGATCCGCGGCACGGGAATCACCCGCACCATCGACGGCCGCTGGATCGGCGGCGTCGCGGGTGCCGTCGCCGAGCGCACCGGGATCGACCGGACACTGGTCCGCGGCCTGGCAATCGTCTTGTGCCTGTTCTTCGGCATTGGCGTGCTGTTGTACGGGCTGGCCTGGTTGTTCCTCCCCGAACCCGACGGCCGGATCCACGCCGAAGGAGTGCTGCACGGTGTCTGGAGCGGAGGCTTCATCGGCTCGTGCTTAGTGGTGTTGCTCGGCCTGGGCAATCCCGGAATCCACGCACCCTGGCTGTTTTGGCCCGCCGGTCACGACTTCTGGGGCTGGTTCGGGCCGGTCCTTGGCATCGGCATCGTAGTGGCCGTGATCGTGTACGCCGTCAAGCACCATGACGACCACCGGCCGCAGGGTCCGGGAGCGGGCGACGCCGGACGCCGGCACTACGGTGGCGGTCCCGGGCAAGCCGGCGGCGGTCCCGGGCAGGGCGGAGACGAACCTCGGCAACCGGGAAGCGAACCTCGGCAACCGGGAGGCGAGCCGGCGGCTGACCCGGCAGGCGATGACGAAACTGTTGTCGATGCGCGGCCGACCGATGAGCCGACCGCCGCGTTCCCGGCGTCCGGCGATGAGCCGACCGCCACGTTCCCGGCGTCCGGTTACGGCGATGCCGCGCCGCGACCGGCCTATCAGCCGGCCGTATCGACGGTGCGCTACCGGACCGATACTCGGGGCGTCGGCGTCGCACCGCCGGTTCCGCGGCCTCCGCGCATGATCACCAAGCCGGCCGGGGGACCACTTACGCTGCTCTTTGCGGGGCTCGCGATCGTTGCCGTGGCAGCCGGATGGCTCGTCGAACGCGAAATCGGCCTGCCGGGCAACGGCCGGCTCGTCGCGGTCGGTCTCGGCCTGGCCGTCGTCGGCATCGGCATCGTGTTGGCCGGCGCCTGGGGACGGCGCGGCGGCGGGCTGACCGGTTGGGCGTGGGTCGGTCTGATTATCGCGCTCATCGTCGCGATAGTGCCGGCGGCCGGACGCCTTGCCGCAGTGCAGAACAGCACCTGGACGCCGGCATCCGTGCGGGTGGCCGAACACGGGTACTCCGTTGGCGTCGGTTCGACGACTGTCGACTTGAGCAATCTGACAGTGCCGTCGTCCGGCGTCACCACGGTTCCGGTCAATTCGGGGATCGGCGACGTCAAGGTGGTGCTGCCCCCGGATGAGACAGCGAAAGTGAAGATGGCGGGCGCCGGCGAATGGCACCGCGGAAACGCGGACCGAGGCTTCGGCAGCTCGAGCAACGACTCGGATGGATTCGACCGCGCGGACGTCCGGACCCGGACGACGAAGTACGGAAACGGCCCGGCCCACCTGATCGTCAAGATCCGTATGGGAATCGGCAACGTCACGGTCGACAAGGCTAAGGAAGGAACACACTCATGA
- a CDS encoding ATP-binding protein, with product MSAIRPPLTRHTHGRVLFGVCAGLAEHLRLSVTAVRVIMLVMAFCAGAGLILYLWLWALLPLEGEPDVGDPASHPGYSTRGARPASGARPANGTRPASSSPSEAAEDVFMRVATNVRGSYRRNPSLWFGFVIGTMLLLFSGGLIASAQGVRVPWGVIIPVILLIAGVILMWVNLSDTERKKWRGRTDTPTSLAVVRLIGGLALLVLGIVFVVLTATNGTPIFSTVLAVVAVLVGIALVLVPFAVRFSRKILAERSEAARTSERADIAAHLHDSVLQTLTLIRRRNGDPAEVARLARGQERELREWLYGSKLEPGVSLADAVKNMAGEIEDLYGVEIETVIVGDVLSDPAAEPDQDASNSSAKLGALQAASREAMVNAAVHAGGTVSVYAEFSDRTQQIFVRDRGDGFDVDDIDDSRHGVRHSIIGRMERHGGSAEIVRGKSGGTEVRMTMTSNDGKKT from the coding sequence ATGAGCGCAATCCGTCCACCGCTGACCAGGCACACCCACGGCCGGGTGCTGTTCGGCGTGTGCGCCGGCCTGGCCGAACATTTGCGCCTGTCGGTCACGGCTGTGCGCGTCATCATGCTGGTGATGGCGTTTTGCGCCGGGGCCGGCCTGATCTTGTATCTCTGGCTGTGGGCACTGTTGCCGTTGGAAGGAGAGCCGGACGTCGGCGACCCGGCTTCTCACCCGGGCTACAGCACCCGCGGGGCCCGCCCAGCGTCCGGAGCCCGCCCGGCGAACGGGACCCGCCCGGCGTCGAGCTCACCGTCGGAAGCGGCGGAAGACGTCTTCATGCGCGTTGCCACAAATGTACGCGGCAGCTACCGGCGCAATCCGAGCCTGTGGTTCGGGTTCGTCATCGGCACCATGCTCTTGCTGTTCTCCGGCGGGCTGATCGCATCGGCCCAGGGGGTGCGGGTGCCGTGGGGCGTCATCATCCCTGTCATCCTGCTGATCGCCGGCGTCATTCTCATGTGGGTCAACTTGAGCGACACGGAGCGGAAGAAGTGGCGAGGGCGCACCGACACGCCGACGTCCCTGGCCGTCGTCCGGCTGATCGGCGGCCTCGCGCTGCTCGTGCTGGGCATCGTGTTCGTCGTGCTCACGGCAACCAACGGCACCCCGATCTTCTCGACAGTGCTGGCGGTGGTGGCGGTGCTGGTGGGGATCGCACTGGTGCTCGTTCCGTTCGCCGTCCGGTTCTCCCGCAAGATCCTGGCCGAGCGATCCGAAGCCGCACGGACGAGTGAGCGGGCCGATATCGCGGCACACCTGCACGATTCCGTGCTGCAAACGCTCACGCTCATCCGCCGCCGCAACGGCGATCCGGCCGAAGTGGCAAGGCTGGCGCGCGGGCAGGAGCGCGAGCTGCGCGAGTGGCTGTACGGCAGCAAGCTCGAGCCCGGCGTGAGTCTCGCGGACGCCGTCAAGAACATGGCCGGCGAGATCGAGGATCTCTACGGCGTCGAAATCGAGACGGTCATAGTGGGCGACGTGTTGAGCGATCCGGCCGCCGAGCCGGATCAGGACGCATCGAATTCGTCCGCCAAGCTCGGAGCATTGCAGGCGGCTTCACGCGAGGCGATGGTCAATGCCGCGGTGCATGCCGGCGGTACCGTGTCGGTGTACGCCGAGTTTTCCGACCGGACGCAGCAGATATTCGTCCGCGACCGCGGCGACGGATTCGATGTGGACGATATCGACGACTCGAGGCACGGCGTCCGGCATTCGATCATCGGCCGGATGGAACGTCACGGCGGGTCGGCCGAGATCGTGCGCGGGAAGTCCGGCGGCACCGAGGTCAGAATGACGATGACGAGCAACGACGGGAAGAAGACATGA
- a CDS encoding response regulator: protein MTIRVVLVDDHRLVRSGVRAELGGEFEVVGEAGNVEAAIDVINAQAPDVVLLDVHLPGGAGGGGREVIEQCAQAGTRSKFLALSVSDAAEDVVGVIRAGARGYVTKTIAGPELTDAIERVSTGDAVFSPRLAGFVLDAFGSASGEVASVEAELDRLTAREREVMRLIARGYTYREVASELVLSIKTIETHMSAVLRKLQLSSRHELTTWAAKRKLL from the coding sequence ATGACGATCCGCGTGGTGTTGGTGGACGATCACCGGCTGGTGCGCAGCGGCGTGCGGGCCGAGCTGGGCGGCGAGTTCGAGGTGGTCGGCGAGGCCGGGAACGTCGAGGCGGCAATCGACGTGATCAATGCCCAGGCGCCGGACGTCGTGCTGCTCGACGTGCATCTGCCCGGCGGTGCGGGCGGCGGCGGGCGCGAAGTGATCGAACAATGCGCTCAGGCCGGCACCCGCTCGAAGTTCCTGGCCCTCAGCGTGTCCGACGCGGCCGAGGACGTCGTCGGCGTCATCCGCGCGGGTGCGCGCGGATACGTGACGAAGACGATCGCCGGGCCCGAGCTGACGGACGCCATCGAACGGGTGTCGACCGGGGACGCCGTGTTCTCGCCGCGGCTGGCCGGATTCGTCCTCGACGCGTTCGGCTCGGCGTCCGGCGAAGTGGCGTCCGTGGAAGCCGAACTCGACAGGTTGACGGCCCGCGAGCGCGAAGTGATGCGGCTGATCGCACGCGGCTATACCTATCGCGAGGTGGCCTCGGAGCTCGTCTTGTCGATCAAGACAATTGAAACGCACATGTCCGCGGTGCTCCGGAAGCTCCAACTGTCCTCCCGGCACGAACTGACGACGTGGGCGGCCAAGCGCAAGCTGTTGTAG
- the hpaB gene encoding 4-hydroxyphenylacetate 3-monooxygenase, oxygenase component, which translates to MAASTGKEFIQRLNSRHAVVQIDGETVTDRLAEHPAFAGVAKTFAELYDMQHDPKYRDTLTYESPSSGARVATSFMVPTTQAELIKRREAASIWAKYSFGMLGRTGDYLNSALMALSTAGDWFRSADVNGDEYADNMRNYYEYVRENDLLTTHTLIPPQVNRGVSGPRQGGGQLSARIVDEDDDGVTIRGARMLATVAPLADELLVFPSTVLRGSPEDAAYSYAFAIPTDTRGLRFLCRRGLDGGGGHFNEPLASRFEELDAVVIFDDVHVPRERIFMLGNPELCNNFYADTDATTHMTHQVVARTTAKSEFFGALATEMAQAIGIDGFGHIQEDIAEILVAAELGRSTLRAAEADAQPNRFGVMTPRWSALNAARNWYPKISQRFPAILRKFGASGLMGLPGEADVYGSAAGDVETYLQGKNIAGPERVRLFRLAFDAALSAFGSRQALYEYYFFGDPLRMAGAFVASVDTTAEQERIRKFLEQG; encoded by the coding sequence ATGGCTGCATCGACCGGCAAGGAGTTCATCCAGCGATTGAACTCGCGGCATGCGGTAGTGCAGATCGACGGGGAGACCGTGACCGACCGTCTCGCCGAGCATCCGGCGTTCGCGGGCGTCGCCAAGACATTCGCCGAGCTGTACGACATGCAGCACGACCCCAAATACCGCGACACCCTCACGTACGAATCGCCGTCGTCCGGTGCCCGAGTCGCCACCTCTTTCATGGTCCCGACCACGCAAGCCGAACTGATCAAGCGTCGCGAAGCCGCCTCGATCTGGGCCAAGTACTCGTTCGGCATGTTGGGACGCACCGGCGATTACCTCAACTCCGCCCTGATGGCGCTGTCCACCGCCGGCGACTGGTTCCGGTCGGCCGACGTCAACGGCGACGAGTACGCCGACAATATGCGGAATTATTACGAGTATGTGCGCGAAAACGATCTGTTGACCACCCACACGCTGATCCCGCCGCAGGTCAATCGCGGCGTGTCGGGTCCCCGGCAAGGCGGCGGTCAGCTCTCGGCGCGCATCGTGGACGAGGACGACGACGGCGTCACGATCCGTGGTGCGCGCATGTTGGCGACGGTGGCGCCGCTCGCCGACGAATTGCTCGTGTTCCCGTCCACGGTGCTGCGCGGCTCGCCCGAGGACGCCGCGTACTCCTATGCGTTCGCGATCCCGACGGACACTCGCGGCCTGCGGTTCTTGTGCCGCCGAGGGCTGGACGGCGGGGGCGGACATTTCAACGAGCCGCTGGCCTCGCGCTTTGAAGAGCTGGACGCCGTCGTCATCTTCGACGACGTGCACGTCCCGCGTGAGCGCATCTTCATGCTGGGCAACCCGGAGCTGTGCAACAACTTCTATGCGGACACCGACGCCACAACGCACATGACGCACCAGGTGGTGGCGCGCACCACGGCCAAGAGCGAGTTCTTCGGCGCCCTGGCCACCGAGATGGCCCAGGCCATCGGCATCGACGGCTTCGGACACATCCAAGAGGACATCGCCGAGATCCTGGTCGCGGCCGAACTCGGCCGGTCCACGCTCCGGGCCGCCGAGGCGGATGCGCAGCCGAACCGGTTTGGCGTGATGACGCCGAGGTGGTCGGCCCTCAATGCCGCGCGGAACTGGTATCCGAAGATCTCACAGCGCTTCCCGGCCATCCTGCGCAAATTCGGAGCTTCCGGTCTCATGGGGCTGCCGGGCGAGGCGGACGTGTACGGCTCGGCGGCCGGCGACGTCGAAACGTATCTGCAGGGCAAAAACATTGCCGGCCCCGAGCGGGTGCGGCTCTTCCGGTTGGCATTCGATGCGGCGCTCTCGGCGTTCGGATCGCGTCAGGCGCTCTACGAGTACTACTTCTTCGGCGACCCGTTGCGAATGGCCGGTGCCTTTGTGGCGAGCGTCGACACGACTGCCGAACAAGAGCGCATCCGGAAATTCCTCGAACAGGGGTAG
- a CDS encoding flavin reductase family protein, producing the protein MRHIDPVARNIARLRSAFGRFATGVTVVTFDGADKRHGMTANSFSSVSVDPPLVVVNVDRKSHAHDALAGRPFVVNVLGAEQNDLALHFAGRPNCEPQWIEGDVAPRLARTLAYFECTPWAAYDGGDHTMYLGRVTNFNYRDGDALGFSNSRFTVIPETSLGQEFLI; encoded by the coding sequence GTGCGGCACATCGACCCGGTGGCCCGCAATATCGCCAGACTGCGCAGCGCGTTCGGCCGATTCGCCACGGGTGTCACGGTTGTGACATTCGATGGGGCCGACAAACGTCACGGTATGACGGCGAACTCGTTTTCTTCCGTATCGGTCGATCCGCCGTTGGTCGTCGTGAACGTCGACCGGAAGTCCCACGCGCACGATGCGCTCGCGGGGCGGCCCTTCGTCGTCAACGTGCTTGGCGCGGAGCAAAACGACCTCGCCCTGCACTTTGCCGGCCGGCCCAACTGCGAGCCGCAATGGATCGAAGGCGACGTCGCCCCGCGGTTGGCCCGCACGCTGGCGTATTTCGAATGCACGCCGTGGGCGGCCTACGACGGCGGCGACCACACCATGTACCTCGGTCGCGTGACCAATTTCAATTACCGCGACGGAGACGCCCTGGGCTTTTCCAATTCGCGATTCACCGTGATTCCCGAAACATCGCTCGGCCAGGAGTTTCTCATTTAA
- a CDS encoding IclR family transcriptional regulator, whose product MDNPEAHEPPADKDRDACTAPVSQTLSRGIRVLEVLAGSETALNVREIADELGVHRSIAYRLVQTLEQHSLVTRHADARFSPGTGLAVLARSVQSDLTAVAGPALERAANDLGMTAFIVVADGDQCVTLLSAEPRDAPGVLAQRPGTVHSALRGAPGLAMMAASPDVPPARSAEIGTVRADGYAASHDEVIPGLSSVAVPLPRPVPPHAAIAVVYVASTREVPEIAARLTRAVAEIP is encoded by the coding sequence GTGGACAACCCCGAAGCCCATGAGCCGCCGGCCGACAAAGATCGCGATGCCTGCACCGCGCCGGTGTCGCAAACGCTGTCCCGGGGCATTCGGGTGCTCGAAGTTCTCGCCGGCTCCGAGACGGCGTTGAATGTTCGCGAAATCGCGGACGAGCTGGGCGTGCACCGTTCAATAGCGTATCGCTTGGTGCAAACCCTCGAACAGCATTCTCTCGTCACCAGGCACGCCGATGCCCGGTTCTCGCCGGGAACTGGCCTCGCGGTCCTGGCCCGGTCGGTGCAAAGCGATTTGACGGCGGTGGCCGGGCCGGCTCTCGAGCGGGCGGCGAACGACCTCGGAATGACCGCGTTCATCGTCGTCGCGGACGGTGATCAATGCGTGACGCTGCTCAGCGCCGAACCGCGCGATGCGCCGGGCGTATTGGCCCAGCGGCCCGGCACGGTGCATTCGGCGCTCCGCGGCGCGCCGGGGTTGGCCATGATGGCCGCATCGCCGGACGTTCCGCCCGCTCGCAGCGCCGAGATCGGCACGGTGCGCGCGGACGGGTATGCCGCCTCGCACGACGAGGTCATTCCCGGGCTGTCTTCGGTGGCGGTACCGCTGCCGCGCCCGGTGCCGCCGCATGCGGCGATCGCGGTCGTGTACGTTGCCTCGACGCGCGAGGTGCCGGAGATTGCGGCTCGATTGACGCGCGCCGTGGCCGAGATTCCCTAG
- a CDS encoding DMT family transporter yields MAWAVLIVSGVLEAVWASALGLSHGLSRLWPSVTFIVALALSMAGLGIALRTLPVGTGYAVWVGIGAVCTAVFGMVALGEPVTTARIGCLMLIVAGVVGLKVLH; encoded by the coding sequence ATGGCGTGGGCAGTTTTAATCGTCTCGGGAGTTCTGGAAGCGGTGTGGGCGTCGGCTCTTGGCCTCTCGCACGGGCTGAGCCGGTTGTGGCCGTCGGTGACGTTCATCGTTGCGCTGGCCTTGAGCATGGCCGGTCTCGGAATCGCGTTACGCACGCTCCCGGTCGGCACCGGATATGCGGTGTGGGTGGGCATTGGTGCCGTTTGCACTGCGGTCTTCGGCATGGTCGCACTGGGCGAACCGGTCACGACGGCGCGCATCGGCTGCCTCATGCTGATCGTGGCGGGAGTCGTCGGCTTGAAGGTGCTGCACTGA
- the otsB gene encoding trehalose-phosphatase — MTDDNDDLTTTTGVPIVRDHVPAIPPASLAPEVEGWDPASPHARPLTDLGRAAGQLSPALLERLVSLSRTPQLLVATDYDGTVAPIVNVPSQAYPLPASVIAMRALATLPATEVAVISGRSLRDLAAMSRLPVEVHLVGSHGSEFTSDTVTALPATLADKLASLRSDAGDIARERPGVRIEEKPAGLAIHVRGVEPHVREKVLGDVRDIAERLQVYATEGKQVIDLSVVHTSKGAALRALRSRLGSSAAMYIGDDTSDERALATLQGPDLGIKVVGADDDARTAAAVTVPDPATVSLVLATLYDLRRAWLFGRSSVPIERHSLIANGQSSALIDPEGRICWMPHPLPHSASMFSEILGTEAAGYFAIGTPGGSKSLSQRYVAGTAMVETRWPGFKSTDYLAPSDENITTLVRVLDGDRPASITFAPRLDYGTAPTRLEKTEDGIAVQGTAEPIELHAPGVEFTIFPDGNSDTAVAEVPLDGRPVVIALSCGGSVDARAIHASEEPELRRQASRWWTEWVAGLDIPKYQSGLVSRSAITLRSLCHAPTGGVVAAATTSLPEGIGGTRNWDYRYCWLRDGAMTVDTLLSLGSTGEAIGFLHWLHRILDRSNGPEQLHPLYTVDGSALSTESVLDGLPGYAGSRPVRVGNAAEHQVQLDVFGPITELLDRLTETLGEVDDEHWWLVEQMVTAVERRWTDPDHGIWEARRAPRHHVYTKVQCWVTIDRALRIGRRHGIEVPSSWEPLRQAIAAEVLEEGWSDKAQSYAVAYDSDDLDAAVLQIGLSGLLPVDDERFAKTVEAVERDLRVGPTVFRYRYDDGLPGLEGGFHICTTWLIESFLALGRYDDASELFERLTKLMGPTGLLAEEFDPVPERHLGNHPQAYSHLGYIRCARRLDAAAT; from the coding sequence ATGACCGACGATAATGACGACCTCACCACCACAACCGGCGTTCCGATCGTGCGCGACCACGTGCCGGCAATTCCGCCGGCCAGCTTGGCGCCCGAGGTCGAGGGCTGGGATCCGGCGTCCCCGCACGCGCGGCCGCTGACCGACCTCGGACGGGCGGCCGGGCAGCTCTCGCCCGCCCTCCTGGAACGGCTCGTCTCACTGTCCCGGACGCCGCAACTGCTCGTCGCCACGGACTACGACGGCACCGTCGCTCCCATCGTGAACGTGCCGAGCCAGGCGTATCCGCTGCCTGCGTCCGTCATTGCGATGCGCGCGCTGGCCACGCTGCCTGCCACCGAGGTAGCCGTCATCTCCGGCCGGTCGTTGCGCGATCTCGCAGCGATGTCGCGATTACCGGTCGAGGTGCATCTGGTCGGCTCGCACGGCAGCGAATTCACGTCCGACACGGTGACGGCGTTGCCGGCCACCCTTGCCGACAAGCTGGCCAGCCTGCGGTCGGACGCCGGGGACATCGCTCGCGAGCGCCCGGGAGTCCGGATTGAGGAAAAGCCCGCCGGCTTGGCCATTCACGTGCGCGGCGTCGAGCCGCACGTGCGCGAAAAGGTGCTCGGCGACGTCCGCGATATCGCCGAGCGGCTGCAGGTGTACGCCACCGAAGGCAAGCAGGTCATCGACTTGTCCGTCGTCCACACGTCAAAGGGCGCCGCGCTGCGGGCGCTGCGTTCGCGGCTCGGTTCGTCCGCCGCGATGTACATCGGCGACGACACGTCGGACGAGCGCGCGCTGGCCACGTTGCAGGGGCCGGACCTGGGGATCAAGGTCGTCGGGGCGGACGACGATGCGCGCACGGCCGCCGCCGTGACAGTGCCGGATCCCGCGACAGTGTCGCTCGTGCTGGCCACGCTCTATGATCTGCGTCGTGCGTGGCTGTTCGGCCGCTCGTCGGTGCCGATCGAACGGCACAGCCTGATCGCCAACGGGCAGTCGAGCGCGTTGATCGACCCCGAAGGGCGGATCTGCTGGATGCCGCATCCGCTGCCGCACTCGGCGTCCATGTTTTCCGAGATCCTCGGCACCGAAGCCGCCGGGTATTTCGCGATCGGCACGCCCGGCGGGTCGAAATCGCTGTCGCAGCGTTACGTCGCGGGCACGGCAATGGTTGAAACCCGGTGGCCGGGCTTCAAGTCGACCGATTATCTGGCGCCGTCGGACGAAAACATCACGACGCTGGTGCGGGTGCTCGATGGCGACCGGCCGGCCAGCATCACTTTCGCGCCGCGGCTCGACTACGGCACGGCACCGACCCGGCTGGAAAAGACCGAGGACGGGATCGCGGTGCAGGGCACCGCCGAGCCGATCGAATTGCACGCGCCCGGCGTCGAGTTCACCATATTCCCGGACGGCAATTCGGACACGGCCGTGGCGGAGGTCCCGTTGGACGGCCGGCCGGTCGTGATAGCCCTGAGTTGCGGCGGCAGCGTCGATGCGCGGGCCATCCATGCCAGTGAAGAACCCGAATTGCGCAGGCAGGCCTCACGCTGGTGGACCGAATGGGTCGCCGGTCTCGACATCCCGAAATACCAGTCCGGGCTGGTATCGCGCTCGGCCATCACGCTGCGTTCGCTGTGCCACGCGCCGACCGGCGGCGTGGTCGCGGCGGCCACGACATCGTTGCCCGAAGGCATTGGCGGCACCCGCAACTGGGATTACCGGTACTGCTGGCTGCGGGACGGCGCCATGACCGTCGACACACTGTTGTCACTCGGATCGACCGGCGAGGCGATCGGCTTTCTGCACTGGCTGCACCGGATACTTGACAGGTCGAACGGCCCCGAGCAGCTTCACCCGCTCTACACCGTGGACGGGTCGGCGCTCTCGACGGAATCCGTGCTCGACGGGCTTCCCGGATACGCCGGATCGCGACCCGTGCGGGTCGGCAACGCGGCCGAACACCAGGTGCAACTCGACGTGTTCGGCCCCATCACCGAACTGCTGGACCGGCTCACGGAGACGCTCGGCGAGGTCGACGACGAGCATTGGTGGCTCGTCGAACAGATGGTCACTGCCGTCGAACGCCGCTGGACCGATCCGGATCACGGTATTTGGGAAGCCCGACGCGCGCCGCGCCATCACGTGTACACCAAGGTGCAATGCTGGGTCACCATTGACAGGGCGCTGCGTATCGGACGGCGTCACGGCATCGAGGTGCCGTCGTCGTGGGAACCGCTGCGCCAGGCGATCGCCGCCGAGGTGCTGGAAGAGGGATGGAGCGACAAGGCCCAGTCCTACGCGGTGGCCTACGACAGCGACGATCTGGACGCCGCTGTGTTGCAAATCGGTTTGTCGGGGCTGCTGCCGGTCGACGACGAGCGCTTTGCCAAGACCGTCGAAGCCGTCGAACGTGATTTGCGGGTGGGGCCGACGGTGTTCCGGTACCGCTACGATGACGGCCTGCCGGGCCTCGAAGGCGGATTCCACATCTGCACGACATGGCTGATCGAGTCGTTCTTGGCACTTGGCCGCTACGACGACGCCAGCGAACTCTTCGAACGGTTGACCAAGCTGATGGGGCCGACCGGGCTGCTGGCCGAGGAGTTCGACCCGGTTCCGGAGCGTCATCTGGGCAATCATCCGCAGGCGTACTCGCATTTGGGGTACATCCGCTGCGCCAGACGCCTGGACGCCGCCGCAACGTAG